The following proteins are co-located in the Flavobacterium sp. CECT 9288 genome:
- a CDS encoding M48 family metallopeptidase: MKNFNILILLFSINGIGQILEKAEIKKNKQDSLINLFASNCASNYNYNYEMEEWQNCLDEGLKKDSTVAKFWQMKAMPYFKSRKYEIGMQYIDKAVLYDPKEWQPYRAFIKCIFAKTYREAIIDFEDCVKKFGNNYVMDHTYNFYIGLSYLQLNEYEKAEKLFKEYNDDLYRKRDKLEHPTALFYYGIALYEQKKYKEAIVEFDKALKIYTNYSDAKCYKAYSLNRLGIKENINKLFDEAEQDFKKGYKISEYNSAYETYPYQVKWEQ, from the coding sequence ATGAAAAATTTTAACATTTTAATTTTATTGTTCTCAATTAATGGTATAGGCCAAATATTGGAAAAAGCAGAGATAAAGAAAAATAAGCAAGATTCTTTAATTAATTTATTTGCAAGTAATTGTGCTAGCAATTATAATTATAATTATGAAATGGAAGAATGGCAGAATTGTCTTGACGAAGGTCTTAAAAAAGATAGCACGGTAGCAAAATTTTGGCAAATGAAAGCTATGCCTTATTTTAAATCTAGAAAATATGAAATTGGAATGCAATATATTGATAAAGCGGTTCTATATGATCCTAAAGAATGGCAACCTTACAGAGCTTTCATTAAATGTATTTTTGCAAAAACCTATCGAGAAGCAATTATAGATTTTGAAGATTGTGTAAAAAAATTTGGCAATAATTACGTGATGGATCACACCTATAATTTTTATATAGGATTATCATATCTCCAATTAAATGAATACGAAAAAGCTGAAAAATTATTCAAAGAATATAACGATGATTTATATAGAAAAAGAGATAAACTTGAGCATCCAACAGCTCTTTTTTACTATGGGATTGCTTTGTATGAACAAAAAAAATACAAAGAGGCTATTGTTGAATTTGATAAAGCTTTAAAAATATATACAAATTATTCTGACGCTAAGTGCTATAAAGCGTATTCGCTAAATAGATTAGGTATAAAAGAGAATATAAATAAATTATTTGACGAGGCTGAACAAGACTTTAAAAAAGGATACAAGATTAGTGAGTACAATAGCGCTTATGAAACATATCCATATCAGGTAAAATGGGAACAATAA
- a CDS encoding helix-turn-helix domain-containing protein: MTLGTKLYNLRNKKGVSLEKMALELHISKAAIGKWEADKSKPSVENLLKLCDTYETDIYELLEHVSNINFSKAKFKGHSYADYAESFTVNNSTPPELIESIIANQNKISVLVELQNELFVSLLAKSK; encoded by the coding sequence ATGACTTTAGGAACAAAGCTATATAATCTTAGGAATAAAAAAGGTGTTTCATTAGAAAAAATGGCATTAGAACTTCATATCTCAAAAGCGGCTATTGGTAAGTGGGAAGCTGATAAATCGAAACCTAGTGTAGAAAATTTACTCAAACTATGCGATACTTATGAAACTGATATTTACGAATTGCTTGAGCATGTTTCTAATATAAATTTTTCTAAAGCTAAGTTTAAAGGGCATTCTTATGCTGATTATGCAGAAAGTTTTACAGTAAATAATTCAACTCCACCGGAGTTAATAGAAAGTATAATTGCTAACCAAAACAAAATTTCTGTTTTAGTAGAGTTACAAAATGAATTATTTGTTAGTTTGTTAGCTAAAAGTAAATAA
- a CDS encoding ABC transporter ATP-binding protein codes for MKAKAFDTRLFKRILKFTKPYQWRFNGVVIFAISLSIFAALRPYLLKQTVDGYIATQDQKGLLMYVILMGIVLLLEVFSQFYFVFWANWLGQDIVKDIRTKLFQHILSFRMKYFDHVPVGQLVTRSVSDIESIARIFSQGLFMIISDLMKMIVVLGFMFYMNWTLTWIVIVAMPILVFVTRIFQKKMQVAFEEVRTQIANMNSFVQERVTGMKIVQLFNRENIELEKFKEINDKHKKAWIKTILYNSIFFPIADIISSLTLGFIVLYGGFKILNGDNFTTFGDLFSYTMFIGMLFNPLRQIADKFNEMQLGMIAANRVFDILDTQDQIQDTGILEAPIFKGNIEFNKVRFGYIPDEEVIKGIDLEVNAGQTIAIVGSTGAGKSTIINLLNRFYEINSGSIYIDNQNIENYTLGSLRKQIAVVLQDVFLFADTIFNNITLHNPEIDRDQILAAAKKIGVHEFIMSLPDNYDFDVKERGVMLSSGQRQLIAFLRAYVSNPSILILDEATSSIDTYSEELIQRATETITKGRTSIVIAHRLATIVNADKIVVMDKGLIVEQGTHQELINRESGFYKNLYDSQFSVAN; via the coding sequence ATGAAAGCAAAAGCATTTGATACACGATTATTTAAAAGAATATTAAAATTTACAAAACCCTATCAATGGCGTTTTAATGGAGTGGTTATTTTTGCCATTTCATTGTCAATATTTGCAGCGTTACGCCCGTATTTACTGAAACAAACCGTTGATGGTTACATTGCTACACAAGATCAAAAAGGATTATTGATGTATGTAATCTTAATGGGTATTGTGCTTTTATTAGAAGTGTTTTCACAATTTTACTTTGTGTTTTGGGCAAACTGGTTGGGTCAAGACATTGTAAAAGACATACGTACCAAACTGTTTCAGCATATTTTGAGTTTTAGAATGAAATATTTTGACCACGTTCCTGTGGGGCAATTGGTGACTCGTTCGGTTTCTGATATCGAATCTATTGCTAGAATTTTTAGTCAAGGTTTGTTCATGATAATTAGTGACTTGATGAAAATGATTGTAGTTCTGGGTTTTATGTTTTATATGAACTGGACCCTAACTTGGATTGTGATTGTAGCCATGCCTATTCTGGTTTTTGTAACGAGAATTTTCCAAAAGAAAATGCAAGTTGCTTTTGAGGAAGTGCGTACTCAAATTGCTAATATGAATTCCTTTGTACAAGAGCGTGTCACGGGCATGAAGATTGTTCAACTCTTTAATAGAGAAAACATTGAGTTAGAAAAGTTCAAAGAGATAAATGACAAGCACAAGAAAGCGTGGATAAAAACCATTTTATACAACTCCATCTTCTTCCCTATTGCTGATATTATTTCGTCATTAACTCTTGGTTTTATTGTGCTTTACGGCGGATTCAAAATTTTAAACGGAGATAACTTTACCACTTTTGGAGATTTATTCTCGTACACGATGTTTATCGGCATGTTATTCAATCCGTTGCGACAAATAGCCGACAAATTCAATGAGATGCAACTGGGAATGATTGCTGCCAACCGTGTTTTTGATATTTTGGACACCCAAGATCAAATACAAGATACAGGTATTCTTGAGGCGCCAATTTTTAAAGGAAATATTGAATTTAATAAGGTTCGTTTTGGGTACATTCCTGATGAAGAAGTCATAAAAGGAATTGATTTAGAAGTAAACGCTGGACAAACAATTGCCATTGTAGGCTCTACAGGTGCAGGAAAATCTACTATTATCAATTTACTGAATCGTTTTTATGAAATCAATAGCGGTTCCATATATATTGACAATCAAAATATTGAAAATTATACTTTGGGCTCGTTACGAAAACAAATTGCAGTAGTATTGCAGGATGTTTTCCTTTTTGCTGATACTATTTTTAATAATATCACCTTACATAATCCTGAGATTGATCGCGACCAAATATTGGCTGCAGCCAAAAAAATTGGAGTGCATGAATTTATCATGAGCTTGCCAGATAATTATGATTTTGATGTTAAGGAACGCGGAGTAATGCTATCCTCTGGTCAGCGCCAATTAATTGCATTCTTGAGAGCTTATGTGAGTAACCCAAGTATCTTAATTCTTGACGAAGCCACATCCTCTATAGATACTTACTCCGAGGAATTGATTCAGCGTGCTACCGAAACTATTACAAAAGGCAGAACCTCTATTGTTATTGCACACCGATTAGCCACGATTGTAAACGCTGACAAAATTGTAGTGATGGACAAAGGGCTAATCGTTGAACAAGGTACGCATCAAGAACTAATTAATCGTGAAAGTGGTTTTTATAAGAATTTGTACGATTCACAGTTTTCGGTAGCGAATTGA